One stretch of Halapricum desulfuricans DNA includes these proteins:
- a CDS encoding aldo/keto reductase — protein MEYTTLGSTGMEVSQLCLGAMSFGSEEPWMLDPDDSREIIERAIDLGVNFFDTANAYSAGESEEILGNVLSEYDRDEQVVATKVRFPVGEDTPNASGLSRKTIEQELDDSLERLGMDTIDLYQTHRVDPNTPPETTLRALDDAVRKGKVRHVGTSSMWAYQLAQRLRVSEREDLVSYETMQNHYHLAYREEEREMLPLTDEENIGVIPWGPLGQGFLTRPYEELEATERGDPENFHNPTAEYARGGGKEINERVEELAAEYGVTMAQIALAWQYQNEYVTAPIVGTTSVEHLEDAVEAMEVDLTASDVDYLEEPYEPQPIIGHE, from the coding sequence ATGGAGTATACGACACTCGGATCGACTGGCATGGAAGTCAGCCAACTGTGTCTCGGTGCGATGAGTTTCGGGAGCGAGGAGCCGTGGATGCTCGATCCCGACGACTCCCGGGAGATCATCGAGCGGGCTATCGACCTCGGCGTGAACTTTTTCGACACTGCCAACGCGTATTCGGCCGGCGAAAGCGAGGAGATCCTCGGGAATGTCCTCTCCGAGTACGACCGTGACGAGCAGGTCGTCGCGACGAAAGTTCGTTTCCCGGTCGGCGAGGACACGCCGAACGCCTCGGGGCTGTCGCGCAAGACCATCGAACAGGAACTCGACGACAGCCTGGAGCGTCTCGGTATGGACACGATCGACCTCTATCAGACCCACCGCGTTGATCCGAACACGCCGCCGGAGACGACGCTCCGGGCGCTCGACGACGCCGTCCGGAAGGGCAAAGTCAGACACGTCGGCACCTCCTCGATGTGGGCCTACCAGCTGGCCCAGCGCCTGCGGGTGAGCGAGCGAGAGGATCTGGTCAGCTACGAGACGATGCAGAACCACTACCACCTGGCGTACCGCGAGGAAGAACGCGAGATGCTACCGCTGACTGACGAGGAGAACATCGGCGTGATCCCGTGGGGGCCGCTCGGACAGGGCTTTCTGACGCGACCCTACGAGGAACTGGAAGCGACCGAGCGGGGCGATCCCGAGAACTTCCACAATCCGACCGCGGAATACGCCCGTGGCGGCGGGAAAGAGATCAACGAACGCGTCGAAGAGCTCGCTGCTGAATACGGTGTGACGATGGCCCAGATCGCGCTGGCCTGGCAGTACCAGAACGAGTACGTCACCGCCCCGATCGTCGGAACGACCAGCGTCGAACATCTCGAAGACGCCGTCGAGGCGATGGAGGTCGATCTCACCGCTTCAGACGTCGACTATCTCGAAGAGCCCTACGAACCACAGCCGATCATTGGCCACGAGTAG
- a CDS encoding MFS transporter translates to MLTLESSKVRFQALFFVYFIGSSGFSVFRNVYLEEMGLSGSQMGQIGFLLMAAGVVAQPAWGLLSDYFRADRTILVVGGLGSALALLSYPIGDSLAAPFALIAAGTALYSALRSPVSPIATGMVLSRGFDYGSVRAFGSLAWAIGSLGFGFLVGYLGSVSIIYFYIASAGLMVAIVWSLPNDGRSEDGTGDGESEADEPGLKEAARALITNRNFLVILAAAFLLRLSISGGEAFFAVYMRNVEVSLGLGPLVLSPDGMTGVAWAINSGIEAVAFLYVLKTNISYKWLLVGGGVTVVIPNLVYGLTTQPVVLLAVQSLGGIGFAMVSVAAVDLAHEISAERVTSTAQSLLTGLGYGLGAAAGQIVAGTLLDAVGIMDMYVGISVLGFLGAAVGLLVSTDSRSGESRQTAGA, encoded by the coding sequence ATGCTTACACTCGAGAGTTCGAAGGTGCGCTTTCAGGCGCTGTTTTTCGTCTATTTCATCGGCTCGTCCGGGTTTTCGGTCTTCAGAAACGTGTATCTCGAAGAGATGGGGTTGTCCGGTTCCCAGATGGGGCAAATCGGCTTCCTGCTCATGGCTGCGGGTGTCGTCGCCCAGCCGGCGTGGGGGCTGCTGAGCGATTACTTCCGGGCCGACCGGACGATCCTCGTCGTGGGCGGTCTCGGCTCCGCGCTCGCGTTGCTCAGCTACCCGATCGGCGACAGCCTCGCGGCCCCGTTCGCCCTGATCGCGGCGGGGACGGCGCTCTATTCGGCGCTCCGATCACCGGTCAGTCCGATCGCGACCGGGATGGTCCTCTCGCGCGGGTTCGATTACGGCAGCGTGCGCGCGTTCGGGTCGCTCGCGTGGGCGATCGGCAGCCTCGGGTTCGGGTTCCTCGTCGGTTATCTGGGCAGCGTGTCGATCATTTACTTCTATATCGCCAGTGCCGGACTGATGGTCGCTATCGTGTGGTCCCTGCCGAACGACGGCCGATCCGAAGACGGGACGGGCGACGGCGAGAGCGAGGCCGACGAACCGGGCCTCAAGGAGGCAGCCCGGGCGTTGATAACGAACCGGAACTTCCTCGTGATTCTGGCGGCAGCTTTCCTCCTTCGGCTCTCGATCTCGGGTGGCGAGGCGTTCTTCGCCGTGTACATGCGGAACGTGGAGGTCAGTCTCGGCCTCGGGCCGCTGGTGCTCTCGCCCGACGGAATGACCGGCGTCGCGTGGGCGATCAACTCCGGCATCGAAGCCGTCGCGTTCCTCTACGTCCTGAAGACGAACATCTCCTACAAGTGGCTGCTCGTCGGGGGCGGCGTCACCGTCGTGATCCCGAACCTCGTCTACGGGCTGACGACCCAGCCCGTGGTCCTCTTGGCGGTACAGTCACTGGGGGGGATCGGGTTCGCGATGGTCAGCGTCGCGGCGGTTGATCTCGCCCACGAGATCTCGGCCGAACGAGTCACCTCGACCGCACAGTCGCTGCTGACCGGCCTCGGCTACGGACTTGGAGCGGCGGCGGGCCAGATCGTCGCCGGGACGCTCCTGGACGCCGTCGGAATCATGGACATGTACGTCGGCATCTCCGTCCTCGGCTTCCTCGGTGCCGCGGTCGGACTGCTCGTCTCGACGGACAGCCGCTCCGGTGAGTCACGACAGACGGCGGGAGCGTGA
- a CDS encoding glycine cleavage T C-terminal barrel domain-containing protein has product MSVIEGVHEDHGATFRSVEGRRVVADYGRPERTHRAVRNVAGVIELGYDIRAVTGPDRIAAVERATTADVPRSDGEGCYGFVLDDGAIVADAHVYNGGDRLLALLAPGRGDWFDRALPNSGVESTDLTGELAVFGVHGSQATEKVASVLSTGGGAPEPAHTFVRGSMGDEGVTVIASDAPTGEAGYEVVCGVDDAERVFDTLVNRGLNAAPFGYRTWESLTLEAGTPLLETELDGNAPPVLTRHGDEGGRQLVGLAPDAVPDPGATVSGDRAPIGTVTRALESPTLGKPIAFAVVAGEPTAIETDDGGRIEAGKVSLPFVEGSQRSGRCPEA; this is encoded by the coding sequence ATGAGCGTCATCGAGGGCGTCCACGAGGACCACGGGGCGACGTTCCGATCGGTCGAGGGCAGGCGAGTCGTCGCCGACTACGGCCGCCCGGAACGGACTCACCGGGCGGTGCGCAACGTCGCGGGCGTGATCGAGCTGGGCTACGATATCCGGGCGGTGACTGGCCCCGACAGAATCGCGGCCGTCGAGCGCGCGACTACCGCCGACGTCCCGCGATCGGACGGCGAGGGCTGTTACGGGTTCGTCCTCGACGACGGGGCGATCGTCGCCGACGCGCACGTCTACAACGGCGGCGATCGACTGCTGGCCCTGCTCGCGCCCGGCCGCGGTGACTGGTTCGACCGCGCGCTCCCGAATTCGGGGGTCGAGAGCACCGATCTGACCGGCGAACTGGCGGTCTTCGGCGTCCACGGCAGTCAGGCCACCGAGAAGGTTGCGAGCGTCCTCTCGACCGGCGGCGGCGCGCCGGAGCCGGCCCACACGTTCGTTCGGGGGTCGATGGGCGACGAGGGCGTGACAGTCATCGCGAGCGACGCTCCGACGGGCGAGGCGGGCTACGAGGTCGTCTGCGGGGTCGACGACGCCGAGCGCGTGTTCGACACGCTGGTCAACCGGGGGCTCAACGCCGCGCCCTTCGGCTATCGGACCTGGGAGTCGCTGACGCTCGAGGCCGGGACGCCGCTGCTCGAGACGGAGCTAGACGGTAACGCTCCGCCGGTGCTCACCCGGCACGGCGACGAAGGCGGGCGGCAGCTGGTCGGACTCGCCCCCGACGCCGTACCCGATCCCGGCGCAACCGTCTCCGGCGATCGAGCCCCGATCGGGACTGTGACGCGCGCGCTGGAGAGTCCGACGCTCGGCAAGCCGATCGCCTTCGCGGTCGTCGCGGGCGAACCGACAGCTATCGAAACCGACGACGGCGGACGAATCGAGGCCGGGAAAGTGTCGCTGCCGTTCGTCGAGGGGAGTCAGCGGTCAGGACGCTGCCCGGAGGCGTAG
- a CDS encoding DUF7575 domain-containing protein, whose translation MTRSRKRPWLAAALSLLYPGVGHLYLREWFRALLWLVLVFAASYVFVPVEATPETLSVSAIVEASQAVPTYGMVAMLALTLLSMGDAYVLARRLNASQSRGPQATLSIGNRGDDRTAGFDLPEELQTISRSGDDPDDERQPGATQTATPSRCPSCGREIDDPELDFCPWCAEPFDDE comes from the coding sequence GTGACACGCTCACGAAAGCGGCCATGGCTCGCGGCTGCGCTCTCGCTTCTGTACCCGGGAGTCGGGCACCTGTACCTCCGGGAGTGGTTTCGAGCCCTGCTGTGGCTTGTGCTCGTCTTCGCGGCGTCGTACGTGTTCGTGCCGGTCGAGGCGACACCTGAGACACTCAGCGTCTCGGCGATTGTGGAGGCGAGTCAGGCTGTCCCGACGTACGGGATGGTCGCGATGCTGGCGCTGACGTTGCTCAGTATGGGCGATGCGTACGTGCTGGCGCGGCGACTGAACGCGAGCCAGTCGCGCGGACCGCAGGCGACGCTCTCAATCGGGAACAGGGGCGACGACCGCACCGCGGGCTTCGACCTGCCGGAGGAACTGCAGACGATCAGTCGATCGGGTGACGACCCAGACGACGAGCGACAACCGGGAGCGACACAGACGGCCACTCCCAGTCGCTGTCCGTCCTGCGGGCGCGAGATCGACGACCCGGAACTGGACTTCTGTCCGTGGTGCGCCGAACCGTTCGACGACGAGTGA